From the genome of Geoglobus ahangari, one region includes:
- the cas8a1 gene encoding type I-B CRISPR-associated protein Cas8b1/Cst1: MSGVNLTREQSEKRTQSGSLFYWTGHPFVDAGLVAILLIAGKKKPEDLTVEDVEKAISFAAELYATKEWSTKYIHGMIFPNSGILMANPSMGKKRSPTSIAENLQSIFEELKSSDNDSPTCVLCGRRPAYSKKDIYLSVFPLLGTGGVPNFFHSANLRGADICAHCVFLAQFMPLISYRLSRVLVIHAYPYELMLELSKEALEDIKKSKLASQARGFRRPENFLFHLVGEVTRKMESSEFWENASVTLYYFICNNQNQILDLIHIPTPVLRFVAYANYIDPMGWKRIVAMGWRVLPDENDFDKFERERRNVVYSRLLNNESILSYFYNSKERKVNTNWNLLAFYCQEVLGLDEKILEFVKDVGDRIVETIGMLPDHKLDDEVRSLERAEKLYQFEAFFIRIEKLRQNLGIDKPLMTFDEFARILMAYGEDVSISWKTVKNLLLFRIYEKLHDRLMKSAELDKIEEFGADESEYSIYGGGNE; the protein is encoded by the coding sequence ATGAGTGGCGTTAACTTAACTAGAGAGCAATCTGAAAAAAGAACTCAATCAGGTAGTTTATTTTATTGGACAGGCCATCCGTTTGTAGATGCAGGGTTGGTTGCGATTTTACTAATTGCTGGAAAAAAGAAGCCCGAAGACCTCACTGTAGAAGATGTAGAAAAAGCAATAAGCTTTGCTGCTGAACTTTATGCAACAAAAGAATGGAGTACGAAATACATTCATGGAATGATCTTCCCAAACAGTGGAATATTAATGGCAAATCCAAGTATGGGCAAAAAGAGGTCACCGACATCTATTGCTGAAAATTTACAGAGTATTTTTGAAGAGCTTAAGTCCAGCGATAATGATTCTCCTACATGCGTTCTGTGTGGGAGGCGACCAGCCTACTCAAAGAAGGATATTTATCTTTCAGTATTCCCATTACTTGGGACTGGTGGTGTTCCAAACTTTTTCCACTCTGCAAATCTCCGTGGAGCAGACATCTGTGCTCATTGTGTTTTTTTAGCGCAATTCATGCCACTTATATCTTACAGACTTTCGAGAGTTTTGGTAATACATGCTTACCCATATGAACTGATGCTAGAGCTCTCCAAAGAAGCTCTTGAAGATATAAAGAAAAGTAAACTTGCTTCTCAGGCGAGGGGATTTAGACGACCGGAAAACTTTCTTTTCCATCTTGTTGGAGAAGTAACAAGAAAAATGGAAAGTTCCGAGTTCTGGGAAAACGCTTCAGTAACTCTTTATTACTTTATATGCAACAACCAGAACCAAATTTTAGATTTAATTCACATTCCAACTCCTGTACTAAGATTTGTGGCTTATGCTAATTACATTGATCCAATGGGTTGGAAACGTATTGTTGCGATGGGTTGGAGAGTGCTGCCCGACGAAAACGACTTTGACAAATTCGAGCGTGAAAGACGAAATGTAGTGTATTCAAGGCTTTTAAACAACGAAAGCATCCTCTCATATTTTTACAATTCAAAAGAAAGAAAAGTAAATACAAACTGGAATCTTTTGGCTTTTTACTGTCAGGAGGTGTTGGGTTTGGATGAGAAAATTCTGGAATTTGTAAAAGATGTTGGTGATAGAATTGTAGAGACAATAGGGATGCTTCCAGACCACAAACTTGATGACGAAGTGAGGAGCTTAGAACGAGCTGAGAAGTTATACCAATTCGAGGCATTTTTCATTCGCATCGAGAAACTTCGACAAAATCTCGGTATTGATAAGCCATTGATGACATTCGATGAATTTGCGAGAATTCTCATGGCTTATGGGGAAGATGTAAGCATCTCTTGGAAGACTGTAAAGAATTTGCTGCTGTTCCGCATTTATGAGAAACTTCATGACAGGTTAATGAAATCTGCTGAGTTAGATAAAATCGAGGAGTTTGGAGCTGATGAAAGTGAATATTCAATCTATGGAGGTGGTAACGAATGA
- the cas6 gene encoding CRISPR-associated endoribonuclease Cas6: protein MRIKIGLTAREKNFTIDLNYNYHLASAIYRAIERANPTLSLELHSPSRPKLFTFSRLLVPGRKFRISGERMHVFGEELAFFFSTPRTDVAEAFVEGILSKPEFRISGVDFVVSEVRIVPEREIGSKARFITLSPINVSTVESKNGRKRILDLYPDDERFYAILQQNLVKKYIEFYRRTPENVELEIKPLNVKAKRIRIKNTFHRCVEMVFEAKGSKELLEMGYWAGFGGKNSMGLGMVKVV from the coding sequence ATGCGGATTAAGATCGGGCTGACCGCCCGCGAGAAAAACTTCACAATTGACCTGAACTACAACTATCATCTTGCCTCCGCAATTTACAGGGCGATCGAGAGGGCCAACCCAACCCTTTCACTCGAGCTCCACAGTCCATCCAGACCCAAGCTTTTCACCTTCAGCAGGCTCCTCGTTCCCGGCAGGAAGTTCCGGATTTCTGGAGAGAGGATGCATGTTTTCGGAGAGGAGCTTGCTTTCTTCTTCTCCACACCGAGGACGGATGTGGCCGAGGCGTTTGTAGAGGGAATTCTCTCGAAACCGGAATTCAGAATCTCGGGGGTGGATTTCGTAGTATCTGAGGTAAGGATCGTTCCGGAAAGGGAGATCGGCAGCAAAGCGAGGTTCATCACTCTAAGCCCGATAAACGTCTCGACAGTCGAGAGCAAGAACGGCAGAAAGAGAATTCTTGATCTATATCCGGATGATGAGAGGTTCTATGCAATTTTACAGCAGAACCTTGTGAAGAAGTACATTGAGTTCTACCGCAGAACTCCAGAAAACGTGGAGCTTGAAATAAAACCCCTGAATGTTAAGGCAAAAAGGATCAGGATAAAGAACACATTTCACCGCTGTGTTGAGATGGTTTTCGAGGCTAAAGGGAGCAAGGAGCTGCTGGAGATGGGATACTGGGCGGGATTCGGTGGTAAGAATTCAATGGGGCTCGGGATGGTGAAGGTGGTATGA
- the queC gene encoding 7-cyano-7-deazaguanine synthase QueC: protein MKAVLILSGGIDSSTLLYWLLDKGYEVHALTFNYGQKHSKEIEHAGLIAEKARERGTVSHRVVDISTIHDLISAGALTGSDEVPKAFYSEDVQRQTIVPNRNMIMLSIAAGYAVKIGAGEVYYAAHRSDYSIYPDCRKEFVKALDTAVYLANLWTPVEIRAPFVDMTKDEIVGLGLRLGVPYELTWSCYEGGERPCLECGTCLERTEAFLLNNAKDPLLSDDEWGRAVKAYEEKKREHEGKH from the coding sequence ATGAAAGCCGTCCTCATACTCAGCGGGGGAATAGACAGCTCAACCCTCCTCTACTGGCTCTTGGATAAGGGTTACGAGGTTCACGCTCTCACGTTCAACTACGGGCAGAAGCACTCGAAGGAGATAGAACACGCTGGGCTGATAGCGGAAAAGGCAAGGGAAAGGGGTACTGTGAGCCACAGAGTCGTGGACATCTCCACAATTCACGACCTCATTTCCGCGGGAGCGCTAACCGGGAGCGATGAGGTGCCCAAGGCGTTCTACAGCGAGGACGTGCAAAGACAGACCATAGTCCCCAACAGGAACATGATAATGCTGTCCATAGCCGCTGGATATGCGGTGAAGATTGGGGCGGGAGAGGTTTACTACGCAGCCCACAGAAGCGACTACAGCATCTACCCGGACTGCAGGAAGGAGTTCGTCAAAGCTCTGGATACAGCAGTTTACCTCGCAAACCTCTGGACGCCTGTCGAGATTAGGGCCCCATTCGTGGACATGACCAAGGACGAGATAGTCGGGCTCGGGCTGAGGCTTGGAGTTCCCTACGAGCTCACGTGGAGCTGCTACGAAGGTGGAGAGAGGCCGTGCCTCGAGTGCGGAACGTGTCTGGAAAGAACTGAGGCGTTTCTGCTGAACAACGCAAAAGACCCGCTGCTCAGCGATGATGAGTGGGGTAGGGCCGTTAAAGCCTACGAGGAGAAGAAGAGGGAGCATGAGGGCAAACATTAG
- a CDS encoding 7-carboxy-7-deazaguanine synthase QueE codes for MRANISEIFYSIQGEGIFCGVRQLFVRFSGCNLDCYYCDTQYSEKCVDYASGRELENPVGIDYVQRVIDSATSIHSVSFTGGEPLLYADFISGLEKTRTFYLESNMSLPEEARKLKHVDIVAGDLKVREALRAGYEEIYERTVETFRILRDSKERVTFAKIVLPEQFDFEDVMARAEGISDYVRCFVLQPVFGSDVRNILKLQEKMLELADTRVIPQVHKYLGVR; via the coding sequence ATGAGGGCAAACATTAGCGAGATCTTCTACTCGATACAGGGAGAGGGCATTTTCTGCGGGGTAAGACAGCTCTTCGTCAGGTTCTCGGGCTGCAATCTCGACTGCTACTACTGCGACACCCAGTACTCTGAAAAATGTGTGGACTATGCGAGCGGAAGGGAGCTTGAGAACCCTGTTGGCATAGATTACGTTCAGAGGGTCATAGACTCTGCTACGAGCATTCACTCCGTCTCGTTCACCGGAGGGGAGCCGCTGCTCTATGCGGATTTCATATCCGGGCTGGAAAAGACGAGGACGTTCTACCTCGAGTCCAACATGTCCCTGCCCGAAGAGGCCAGAAAGCTGAAACACGTTGACATAGTGGCGGGAGATCTTAAGGTGAGAGAAGCGCTGAGAGCTGGCTACGAGGAAATATACGAGAGAACAGTCGAGACGTTCAGGATTCTGAGGGACTCGAAGGAGAGAGTGACCTTCGCCAAGATCGTCCTGCCAGAGCAATTCGACTTTGAGGATGTCATGGCAAGGGCTGAGGGAATCTCAGACTACGTTCGCTGCTTCGTCCTGCAGCCCGTGTTTGGTTCGGATGTGAGAAACATTTTAAAGCTTCAGGAGAAGATGCTGGAGCTTGCCGACACGAGGGTGATCCCTCAGGTTCACAAGTACTTAGGGGTGAGATGA
- the queD gene encoding 6-carboxytetrahydropterin synthase QueD, with translation MRIGVKEKFSAAHSIPGHEKCGRLHGHNFMVEVEIEGEVKEDGMVMDFYDLKKLLREILSEFDHRILNEIIEVPTSENICVEIFKKLRERSLNVVRVRVYESEDKWAELTA, from the coding sequence ATGAGAATCGGAGTTAAAGAGAAGTTCAGCGCCGCCCACTCAATTCCGGGGCACGAGAAGTGCGGGAGACTGCACGGGCACAACTTCATGGTTGAGGTGGAGATTGAGGGCGAGGTCAAGGAGGACGGAATGGTGATGGACTTCTACGACCTGAAAAAGCTGCTGAGAGAAATCCTGAGCGAGTTCGACCACAGGATACTGAACGAGATAATAGAGGTTCCGACGTCTGAGAACATCTGCGTGGAGATCTTCAAAAAATTGAGGGAAAGGAGTTTGAACGTCGTGAGGGTCAGAGTGTACGAGAGCGAGGACAAGTGGGCAGAGCTCACTGCCTGA
- a CDS encoding P-II family nitrogen regulator, which produces MKMVVAVIRPERVEHVLDSLERHAFVALTLTEVKGRGEQKGIQLQFRGRTVEVDMLEKVKLEVVVEDDEVEKAMEAITSAARTGKIGDGRIFVVPVEKSVRIRTGEVRQ; this is translated from the coding sequence ATGAAGATGGTTGTGGCGGTAATACGACCGGAGAGAGTCGAGCACGTCCTTGATTCACTGGAAAGGCATGCCTTCGTTGCCCTGACTCTCACGGAGGTGAAGGGGAGGGGCGAGCAGAAGGGAATCCAGCTTCAGTTCCGTGGAAGGACTGTTGAGGTGGACATGCTGGAGAAGGTCAAGCTGGAGGTCGTTGTTGAGGACGATGAGGTGGAAAAGGCTATGGAAGCGATAACCTCTGCTGCGAGGACCGGAAAAATTGGAGACGGCAGGATATTCGTCGTTCCGGTTGAAAAGAGCGTGAGGATAAGGACGGGCGAGGTCAGGCAGTGA
- a CDS encoding ammonium transporter, protein MHVDSGDTAWLLVSTAMVMLMVPGVGLFYAGMVRRKNAVSMLSLSFVALAVVSLQWVLLGYTLSFSSDVLGFVGDLSWLGLRGVSGDSGSIPSLLFVAFQLTFAAVTLAILSSGVAERVKLSSFMVFGLLWTTLVYDPLAHWVWGGGWLAKLGALDFAGGTVVHISSGFSALALAFVVGKRLGYEEHSITPHNIPMTMLGTALLWFGWFGFNAGSALSAGESAANALLVTNTAAASGAIAWLIASWLHDKPSALGMVSGAIAGLVAITPAAGYVDSISAMAIGGLAGALCYGAMLFRVRMRWDESLDAWAVHGIGGVWGALATGIFAMESVGGYSGLLYGNTDQFVAQVIATASAILYAFAVTLVLAKAVDMAMGLRVAQEEEYVGLDISQHGERAYA, encoded by the coding sequence ATGCACGTGGACAGCGGAGATACTGCCTGGCTCCTCGTCTCAACGGCGATGGTCATGCTGATGGTGCCGGGAGTCGGGCTTTTCTATGCGGGAATGGTGAGGAGGAAGAACGCGGTTTCAATGCTCTCGCTGTCATTCGTGGCCTTGGCTGTTGTGAGCCTTCAGTGGGTGCTGCTGGGCTACACGCTCTCGTTTAGCAGCGATGTTCTGGGTTTTGTCGGAGATCTGAGCTGGCTTGGCCTGAGAGGGGTTTCCGGAGATTCCGGCAGCATACCCTCGCTGCTGTTCGTTGCCTTCCAGCTTACGTTTGCAGCGGTAACCCTCGCGATACTATCGAGCGGAGTGGCGGAGAGGGTGAAGCTCAGCTCGTTCATGGTTTTCGGGCTGCTGTGGACAACGCTCGTCTACGACCCGCTCGCCCACTGGGTGTGGGGCGGAGGGTGGCTTGCGAAGCTCGGAGCGCTGGACTTCGCTGGAGGAACTGTGGTGCACATAAGCTCCGGGTTCTCTGCACTGGCTCTTGCCTTCGTTGTCGGCAAGAGACTGGGCTACGAGGAGCACAGCATAACTCCTCACAACATACCGATGACCATGCTCGGCACCGCGCTGCTGTGGTTCGGGTGGTTCGGCTTCAACGCCGGAAGTGCTCTATCTGCTGGAGAGAGTGCGGCGAACGCACTGCTTGTGACAAATACGGCCGCAGCATCAGGAGCAATAGCATGGCTGATTGCGAGCTGGCTTCACGACAAGCCCAGCGCCCTCGGAATGGTGAGCGGCGCAATAGCGGGGCTGGTGGCGATAACTCCCGCCGCAGGCTATGTGGATTCCATTTCCGCGATGGCCATTGGCGGATTAGCAGGTGCGCTCTGCTACGGAGCAATGCTCTTCAGGGTGCGCATGAGGTGGGACGAAAGCCTCGATGCATGGGCGGTGCATGGAATTGGAGGAGTGTGGGGCGCTCTGGCAACGGGAATCTTCGCCATGGAGAGTGTTGGTGGATACAGCGGTCTGCTCTACGGGAATACCGACCAGTTCGTCGCGCAGGTCATCGCCACGGCATCAGCAATACTTTATGCGTTCGCTGTAACACTTGTTCTGGCGAAGGCCGTCGACATGGCGATGGGGCTGAGGGTAGCGCAGGAGGAGGAATACGTCGGGCTGGACATCTCCCAGCACGGTGAGCGAGCATACGCGTGA
- a CDS encoding type II toxin-antitoxin system VapC family toxin, whose product MKSDVGGLMVCLETDFLVALLRKDQSALDKLKSLVEGGERLSTTPVNAAELFKGVYMSKNVEDNLRKVRGLLARIDILEFNLVASDIYGRIVSELGRRGERVGEMDVLIASIALAHNERVLTRNTKHFGRIRELEVES is encoded by the coding sequence TTGAAATCTGACGTGGGTGGTTTGATGGTGTGTCTCGAAACAGATTTTCTTGTTGCTCTGCTGAGAAAGGACCAAAGTGCCTTGGATAAGTTAAAAAGCTTGGTTGAGGGTGGAGAAAGGCTTTCTACTACTCCTGTAAATGCTGCTGAGCTGTTCAAGGGAGTATACATGTCCAAAAACGTTGAGGATAATCTCAGGAAAGTTCGCGGCTTGTTGGCGAGAATAGACATTCTTGAGTTCAATCTTGTGGCATCTGATATCTATGGCAGAATAGTTTCGGAACTTGGAAGAAGGGGTGAGCGTGTAGGTGAAATGGATGTTCTCATTGCCAGCATAGCTCTGGCCCATAATGAGAGAGTTTTGACAAGAAACACAAAACACTTTGGCAGAATACGGGAACTGGAAGTGGAGTCGTGA
- a CDS encoding antitoxin VapB family protein, which produces MAHKTLTISEEAYNTLKRLKKEGESFSDVILRITKGARLLEYLEANEFSEDLIKSIEDVYKDRELIRGRDIEI; this is translated from the coding sequence ATGGCCCACAAAACCCTTACGATATCGGAAGAGGCGTACAACACTCTCAAGAGACTCAAAAAGGAGGGAGAGTCCTTCAGTGACGTCATTCTTAGAATAACCAAGGGAGCAAGATTGCTGGAATATCTGGAGGCCAATGAGTTCTCTGAGGATCTGATAAAAAGCATAGAGGATGTTTACAAAGACAGAGAGCTAATCAGGGGCAGAGACATTGAAATCTGA
- a CDS encoding cysteine hydrolase family protein: protein MRSALVVVDMQKDFCYPDGKLFGGEHLSSIFEPTARAVSETRKKMPVIFTQDWHRKDDPEFEIWPEHCVANTEGAEIIDELEVREEDYIVRKRRYSAFFGTDLDLTLRELGIEKLYLTGVLTNICVLHTAGDAVLRGYKVAVIKDCTAALNDYDYEYALKHMENVFSAEIITLSDFLQGL from the coding sequence ATGAGGTCTGCCCTCGTCGTTGTGGACATGCAGAAGGATTTCTGCTATCCAGATGGAAAGCTCTTTGGAGGAGAGCACCTCTCGAGCATATTCGAGCCAACCGCAAGGGCAGTCAGCGAGACGAGGAAGAAAATGCCGGTAATCTTCACCCAGGACTGGCACAGGAAGGACGATCCAGAGTTCGAGATATGGCCCGAGCACTGCGTCGCAAATACTGAAGGGGCTGAGATAATAGACGAGCTTGAGGTGAGGGAAGAGGATTACATCGTCAGGAAGCGCAGGTACTCGGCTTTCTTCGGCACCGACCTCGATCTAACACTCAGAGAGCTTGGCATTGAAAAGCTATACCTCACGGGAGTCCTGACGAACATCTGCGTCCTGCACACTGCTGGAGATGCTGTGCTCAGGGGCTACAAGGTTGCGGTGATAAAGGACTGCACCGCGGCACTGAACGACTACGATTACGAGTACGCTTTGAAGCACATGGAAAACGTCTTCAGCGCGGAGATCATAACCTTGAGCGACTTCTTGCAAGGGTTGTGA
- a CDS encoding type II toxin-antitoxin system HicB family antitoxin, with translation MTTLTALVRREGYQYVSKCPELEVASCGDTIEEALENLKEAVELYIENAKELGIS, from the coding sequence GTGACAACACTAACAGCTCTGGTAAGGAGGGAAGGATATCAGTACGTTTCAAAATGCCCTGAGCTTGAGGTTGCGAGCTGTGGAGATACGATAGAGGAGGCTCTGGAAAATCTAAAAGAAGCTGTAGAGCTATACATCGAGAATGCAAAAGAACTTGGCATATCCTGA
- a CDS encoding helix-turn-helix transcriptional regulator, with protein sequence MEIRDQILKLLEEKGAILQKDLWKELNIDSSKCSRILRKLEKEGLIKRLEIVVDGVKTFKIVPADAEEEEEEELTLMEIMQRYEDITGLPPCFGCRVYDCEPSDCIKIEVWFLRKATLG encoded by the coding sequence ATGGAGATTAGGGACCAGATCCTCAAGCTTCTCGAGGAAAAGGGAGCAATTCTTCAGAAGGATCTGTGGAAGGAGCTCAACATAGACAGCAGCAAGTGCTCAAGGATTCTCAGGAAGCTTGAGAAGGAGGGGCTCATAAAGAGACTGGAGATAGTCGTGGACGGCGTCAAGACATTCAAGATAGTCCCAGCCGACGCAGAGGAGGAAGAGGAGGAAGAGCTCACTCTGATGGAAATAATGCAGAGGTACGAGGACATCACCGGCCTGCCTCCATGCTTCGGCTGCAGGGTCTACGACTGTGAGCCATCGGACTGCATAAAAATCGAGGTCTGGTTCCTGAGAAAGGCGACGCTCGGCTGA
- a CDS encoding LSM domain-containing protein, giving the protein MLPNQMVKSMVGKMVRVEMKGEENSLVGKLESVDDYMNLHLSNAIEYKGEEKVRVLGDIVLRGNNVILIQPFED; this is encoded by the coding sequence GTGCTTCCGAACCAGATGGTCAAGTCAATGGTCGGCAAAATGGTTAGAGTGGAGATGAAGGGTGAGGAGAACAGCCTTGTGGGCAAGCTGGAGAGTGTTGACGACTACATGAACCTCCACCTCTCCAACGCAATAGAGTACAAAGGCGAGGAGAAGGTGAGGGTTCTGGGAGACATAGTGCTCAGAGGAAACAACGTGATTCTCATCCAGCCGTTTGAGGATTGA
- a CDS encoding NAD-dependent epimerase/dehydratase family protein, with product MILVTGGAGFIGSHIVDALIERGNEVRIIDNLSSGNPSFVNEDAEFVEGDLRRLDDALNAVKGVEEVWHIAANPDVRLSYQRPDEIYENNVLATWNLLEAMRKEGVSRIVFTSTSTVYGEAKVIPTPEEYPTMPISVYGASKVAGEAMISSYCHTYDMKSWIFRFANVIGRRSRHGVIYDFILKLRKNPEELEILGNGEQNKSYIYIDDCIGAMLHAVDRSDDVVNIFNIGSEDQVKVRRIAEIVSEEMGLNPRFRFTGGDRGWKGDVPVMLLSIEKLKSLGWRPRYSSEEAVRRAVRDLLDEGIVDS from the coding sequence ATGATACTGGTCACGGGAGGAGCAGGATTCATAGGAAGCCACATAGTCGACGCACTCATCGAAAGAGGTAACGAGGTCAGGATTATAGACAATTTATCATCCGGAAATCCTTCTTTCGTTAACGAAGATGCGGAATTTGTTGAGGGTGATCTGAGGCGCTTGGACGATGCCCTGAACGCCGTTAAAGGTGTTGAGGAGGTCTGGCACATAGCCGCCAACCCGGATGTCAGGCTGTCATACCAGAGGCCGGATGAGATTTATGAAAATAACGTTCTCGCCACGTGGAACCTTCTCGAGGCGATGAGAAAGGAGGGTGTGAGCAGAATCGTCTTCACATCTACGTCCACGGTTTACGGGGAGGCGAAGGTAATCCCCACCCCCGAAGAGTACCCGACGATGCCGATTTCCGTTTACGGCGCCTCAAAGGTTGCTGGTGAGGCCATGATCTCATCCTACTGCCACACATACGACATGAAGTCCTGGATCTTCAGGTTCGCCAACGTGATTGGAAGGAGGAGCAGGCACGGCGTGATCTACGACTTCATACTCAAGCTCAGGAAAAACCCGGAGGAGCTGGAGATACTTGGAAACGGGGAGCAGAACAAGTCGTACATATACATAGACGACTGCATTGGTGCGATGCTTCACGCCGTCGATAGGAGTGATGACGTTGTGAACATCTTCAACATAGGCAGCGAGGATCAGGTGAAGGTCAGGAGGATAGCGGAAATCGTCAGCGAGGAGATGGGGCTGAACCCGAGGTTTAGGTTCACCGGTGGAGACAGGGGCTGGAAGGGGGACGTGCCTGTGATGCTGCTGTCAATCGAGAAGCTGAAGTCCCTCGGCTGGAGGCCAAGGTACTCCAGCGAGGAGGCTGTCAGAAGGGCCGTGAGGGATCTACTCGACGAGGGCATAGTCGACAGTTAG
- a CDS encoding heme exporter protein CcmB: MKFLEIAKKDLKSEFRTKNTINFLFLFALLSIMLFSATVENPEPALLWVVFIFAGMLGYSRAFLKEVETGTLDALRISPVSPSSILFGKIVFNAVIMLLLEAVIVPIFMAVFEIYPKNLLMALVAITAGNLAFVIVSSSLSVLVIKSKARELLLPILLFPVVFPVILSTVQAFGMAVSGNVEGIASPLSVVLGFSTAMIAVGYLTVDYALVE, encoded by the coding sequence GTGAAGTTCCTCGAAATAGCGAAGAAGGATCTGAAGTCGGAGTTCAGAACCAAGAACACAATAAACTTCCTGTTCCTCTTTGCACTGCTGTCCATAATGCTCTTCAGCGCCACCGTTGAGAATCCAGAGCCGGCGTTGCTTTGGGTGGTCTTCATATTCGCGGGAATGCTCGGCTATTCGAGGGCGTTCCTGAAGGAGGTCGAGACGGGCACCCTTGATGCGCTTAGGATCTCTCCCGTCTCGCCATCCTCAATCCTGTTCGGAAAGATTGTGTTCAACGCCGTCATAATGCTTCTGCTTGAGGCCGTAATTGTGCCCATCTTCATGGCCGTTTTTGAGATCTATCCAAAAAACCTGCTGATGGCTCTTGTTGCGATAACCGCTGGCAATCTCGCTTTCGTGATAGTCAGCAGCTCCCTGTCAGTTCTCGTTATAAAGTCCAAGGCGAGGGAGCTTCTTCTTCCAATACTGCTGTTCCCCGTCGTATTTCCGGTGATTCTCTCCACAGTTCAGGCGTTTGGCATGGCCGTGTCGGGGAATGTGGAGGGAATAGCTTCTCCTCTCTCCGTGGTGCTCGGCTTCTCAACCGCGATGATTGCAGTTGGTTACCTAACTGTCGACTATGCCCTCGTCGAGTAG
- a CDS encoding ABC transporter ATP-binding protein, whose translation MKVVEFRNVEKTFGRFKALKGLSFEISGDERVALLGPNGSGKTTTVKLISGQIRPTGGEVRVFGKSRIDEEVKARIGVVSHNTFLYDDLTAYENLEFFARIYGLDEERIGELLREFGLWKRRHELVRNYSRGMKQRLSIARALINDPDLLILDEPTTGLDVEGRNRLFEAISSFSATILFTTHNLGEAEMLCTRVLIIRDGRLVYDGTADEVERVYREVMG comes from the coding sequence GTGAAGGTCGTGGAGTTCCGAAACGTGGAGAAGACCTTTGGAAGGTTCAAGGCCCTGAAGGGGCTGAGCTTCGAAATATCCGGAGATGAGAGGGTGGCGCTTCTCGGGCCCAACGGCAGCGGGAAGACAACGACGGTCAAGCTCATAAGCGGGCAGATCAGGCCGACGGGGGGAGAGGTGAGGGTCTTCGGGAAGTCCAGAATTGACGAGGAGGTTAAGGCGAGGATTGGGGTGGTGAGCCACAACACATTCCTCTACGACGACCTCACGGCTTACGAGAACCTCGAGTTCTTCGCGAGGATCTACGGGCTGGATGAGGAGAGGATTGGGGAGCTGCTCAGGGAGTTCGGGCTGTGGAAGAGGAGACACGAGCTCGTAAGAAACTACTCGAGGGGGATGAAGCAGAGACTCTCCATCGCGAGGGCTCTGATAAACGATCCCGACCTCCTGATACTCGACGAGCCCACGACCGGGCTTGACGTGGAGGGGAGGAACAGGCTCTTCGAGGCCATTTCCTCGTTCAGCGCAACAATCCTCTTTACCACCCACAACCTTGGCGAGGCTGAGATGCTTTGCACGAGGGTGCTGATAATCAGGGACGGAAGGCTCGTTTACGATGGGACTGCAGATGAGGTCGAGAGGGTCTACAGGGAGGTGATGGGGTGA